From the Trichoplusia ni isolate ovarian cell line Hi5 chromosome 1, tn1, whole genome shotgun sequence genome, the window GTACACTCGAATTCCTTTATATTAACAAGCCATCACGTGTCATGACCTACCTTTCCCAATACAGAGCTAAACATATCCCGACAACAACACTAAATATACATGTACGGTTACCGCGTATCTACACTTGATGCAATTGAGTGTGTGGTGCGGGTAGGCAGCGTTTCCTGTCGTCGGGCGCGCGTTCCTCGGCTGACGCTTCCGGCTGCAGCCTCCGGTACTCTCGTCCACTCGTGTTCCGCCAGTTATTGATGAAACCTCATCACACGACCGCCGCTTGCCTTTGTTGCTAAACATAACATTGCATGTCGGCCCACATGCCATGTTCTGATTGTCATGACTTTGTAAAGGAATGAAATTATGTGTGGTATTATTTTGTcgatttatgttttactttatgGATTACTTTCATGATACGTCTATATCCATGTGGATTTCGGTATCGCTGCAAAGAGGAACTTATTTAAGTAGTAACATTTTGGGATTCCAGGACtcatgaaaaaaagtttttataaaaatgcgtTTACCAAAATCGGGTCCTAGGTTTAGCCGAAAGCACAAGTTAGTTAGATTGGCCTCGTCCTACATTCCCCTTAAAATTTGTATAGTTACCACATTATCAAAACCTActgaaagaaaacaaacacaTTCTACACAAATGCGCCGTAACTTTCCAGGGTACTACGCGGACACGCTGTCGGTGGCGCAGGAGGTGCGCGGCAACTCCACCGTGTCCGTGAAGGACGAGGCGCGCGGCTTCCACCTCAACAACCTGTCATACGCCGGACCTATCGTCATGGGATTTGGCGGTAACAAAACTCGCTTTAAATCTACTAGTAAAAGATCCGATACTGATCTGACTTTAGATAAATTACTTAACTACCTACAGAATTAGTTTTTTCACTCAAGAAGGCTTGATCTTTAGCGCTCATCGTGGCAACTTACTGAATAAGGCACAAAGTTTAGGTGGAGTCTTCTTAACCAAGAACAAACCTGTTAATTCTAGAAATATAACTAGACTCTAGATACTATCTTTACTATTCtttactcaaaaaaatattcacaatggcagaactaaaacaacttaaatgttacagatttatatatttttttttattatgattgatATGAAGGCTTCATTGTGGTGGCGGCGTGTGTGATGACGTTCGAGGCGCGTGACAGTGCCGCCAAGGTGACGCCGGCGCGGCCCACGGCCATGCCGCGGCCGCTGCCCCGGCGCGGGCCGGCGTGCGCGGCTCCCGCTCGCCTCGACCAGCTCGGCGTCTACCGCCTGCCCCACGTGCTACCACTGCCTCACGCACTACCCCTCGCGCCACTACCCCACAGGCACCGACCAAGCCGCAGCAGGTAGCAATATTAACAACATCTTCGGTATATCGTTTGTAATCTCCCATACCTGTCAGATAATAGTTTGCAAAAAGAAGCAATTAAGAcaagtaggtaattatttttttagaggTCTTACATTTAACGtgtgttttaaaatagtgtCCCTCTTAGATTAAGGAATTGCTTGCCAGTGTagcaaattttattaaagtttacaATTTGTAGCCTTAACGCCTAACATAGATGTGTCAAGGGTACAGTGCTGCCGATAACATACTTGAAAATGTGTTCATAAAAGAGAATCTTTTGAAAACCcaatacttgtaaaaaaattatcataaatagtAGCGTATGTACCTAAAGATCGGTTTCCAAAAGTGTGAGCATGCGCCATCTGTAAGACCCCGCAAGTagtattttgaaatacaaaaaaatctcaattaGGCCCAGCCCCGTAGTTGAATACTTTGTCGCTTAACGCCTCATAATTTTTATACATCATATCATGGCTTACTGAATCGATGTAATGCATACGCTTTGGCAAGCACATTGAAGAGGATGCTTGAGGAAAACGTGTTTATCCGTCTAAAACGTTAACAGTGAGCGAAAACGATTTGTTTTACTGTTACTTGACGTACAGACGTAGTTTGGTAAAGGTAAGGATGATGAGGGCAGTCAGTGTATGTGACGCAGAGTTGCTGGCGAAAGAGGAAAACCCCGAGCTCAGTTCGGTTCGGCGCCCGACTTGCATAGCGCCAGCACCCGCGCCGCTCTGCCCATCAGTGCGCTACGCCGGCCGCTACGCCGCTACGCGCTCTCCGTAGACGAGCCTCCGCAGTCAGCCGTTAGGTAATCATACATCATTCGCCGCTAATATCCATTACCTACATGTTGTTTAGTTGTCCAGCTTAGTTTAACCCCGATAGTTGATAGTGAttggttttaaaacattgtatttttttttcaaaattttaataattatgattgaattaaatacttatttataaaactactgatttaattatgtaatactttAAAGTGGCCCATGATGAATGAAAGTTATTTGTTATCACTGGTTCAAACTTAGGCCAttcatttaaacttttgaaattgtaaatgcTTACAATTATgagtttattatacaataattaatttccttCTTGGGAATAGGTTTTGGCagagagaaatattttttgcgagTTTGATTtattaggtaaattatttttgtggtttaGTGCAAGTGCAGCGGAATCGGAGTGCGGGTCGCAGACGTCGCTGGCGCTGGACCTGCACGgcagcggcgcgtgcgcaggcATCACACTGCGCGTGCGCGACAacacgcgccgccgcccgctcgCGCGACAGCAGCGCCTGCGCGATGATACCGTGCATCGTATGTATCCTCGTGCCTTTTGTACTAACTAGTAGTAGTTGGTCTAAGGGTAAAGATGAAAAAGAAGCCTTTGCCATGTAGTGGACCATAATATGTTCGAGCTCGTGGAAAAAGCATGTAGGCATAGGGACTCGAAACGAAATTACTTCGGTGGCTTGTTCAATATTTGTCTTTTCTATTGTAATTATGACCGTGAAACTgataatgtgattttttttaatgtttgttttcagcTACTCCAGTGCAaagtataaacaatttaaataacgtGGAAGAGCCCACATTCAGGTGATTAAAAATTCTTAACATTACTTTCATTGTATATTAGTCGTTTCGAAAATACGGCTTACAATACAATCAAAGAAactataactttaaatattacagAACGGAAGATGAAGATATAAGTAAAAACAACATCGAGATGATGCATTTAAGCGTGGAGCGGGAGGTGCGTGCCAGCAGCgcgccgccggcgccgcgcgcGGAGCTGTCACCGCCACCGTCGCCGCGGCTCGTGGTCACGTCCTGCCTCGGCGACGGCCCGCCCGCGCCTGACACCTGCATCACAATGGAACCCTCTGCCACGACCCCCGACGATGCCCCCACTACACCCAAATGAGAATTACCCTCGTCTCCACAAAGCGAGACACCTTAACGCCCTATCGTACGCCAGAAGACGACTCTTGTTGATAACATTTTGAAGTCATTATACAATTTTCGGTTACCCATAAACTAAAAAGGTGTatagtacatatattatgtacatacatacatttaccGAGTTTTCGATGAGTCTTCATAAAACGATGGcaattattatctattttttagACTTACTATTGTAGTTATAATGGACTTGATGTatgcttaaaaatgttttcattacccaaataatttaactattaaaaaaaacggatagaatGTACGGTCATGAATCTGATTTGATTTTAACGTGCTTCAATAGCAAGACTTTGGAATAAAAAAGTAtccaaataatatataaatggcAGGTAGTGTCTTCAGTATAAATAACGtcattttatattgaacttTATACACTTTAAGATAGAGTTAATAAGAATTGTGAAATGTGTACAGGAAATGATCAAAAGTGGTTACAAAAGTGCTACGAGAACCGTAGCAAAGCCCGTAGCGCGATCCGTAGTCCGTAGCAGAACGTAGCAGGAacacaaatttaaacattataacCCTTATTAATATAATCGTCGTAGTTACATAGTACAATAAGAGTTGTTACGTACGGTATGTTTTTCTACTTACGTTATTAGTAATGactttttcataacatttttaataactctTTACTACTACCGAACAAAATTTCTTGTTCGTCGGTGAGATGTACTTTTAACACAGCttcaaaattgattaattaaagtaatctattgataacaaattactttataacgagatttatattaacatattaaacgttataaaaataaaccataaatgttaacataataaagatCCATCAAATAaactcatttataatttaaccatccgttgttaaattaaaagacTGATAAAAGCGAATTTCataaaagtattcaaataattttattacaaagaaatacctttaaaataaattattgcgaACACACAATGTCAAGTTTTCCGCATCTTATTATTTGGAACTGATAATGACGTTGATGTTGTCTTCTTACTTATATCAGTAGATTGGTAACACAATATCAGCCGTGTGCAAAAACGATTCTCTGGTTAGTGACGATATGTCTTTACTCACTTGACAATGACGAAGGCAGCTGTTGTGCGACATTTTCCTATACGTCTGCTGTGACTGTGCGTCGTCCTTGCATACGGGTGTTCGTCGCTTATTGCCCGCGTATACCGAGCTCGCAATAACACATAATGGACTGAATGTGacaatatagatactaataatATCACATCACACGATCTCATATCCTGCTTGGGCGTTTAATTTCAATCATAAATGCAAAGCATTGTGCTTTTGAGAATTATGTTTCAATTgattctcaaaatattttaaagcatgCAAATGAATGTAAAGTACATCGTTACATCTTGGCAGCAGCGATCACTGGTTTCTAGAGTCAAttttaaaccgttttttttcaaacttgaatttaataaaatctgacCATTAGGTATAGTAAAATTTGGTTGtcaataattactaaaattttgcatatttaGTCCTTTGGAGAcctgttataaaatatgttacgaTAGCTAATATGAATTTATGTCAAGTTAACTTGTGTCTCGTCACACTTGCAAATTAACAGTTAAATTTGAAACACACACACgcgcgcacacacacacacacactcataGCTCTGCTCAGAAAACCCGTAGTCGTGTCTTACttagaaatagtttatttaaatacatgttgTTCTTAATATAAcgtatacttataataatgcCAGTTGTGAAACTTTCGCACTTTAACTAATTTACATTCGTCGGTTCAATAATGATATTTTCCGCACTAATAACGTTTAGTTAGTGTGTCTTTAGTGATAACCACgtcagtttatttataattcactCAAAATGAAggcgtttatttttttagtataatgtATAACTCAAACGTAGATTGCATCGAGTCGCATATTCAGTTAAATAGAATTTGTGGTTCAGAAAACGTTCGATCTTCTACAACCAAGTCTGTTCTTTGTAGTCTGTTCGTTTTGCCAGTCTAATCGGATATACCTGAATACATGCAACAACCCACAAATTTAGTCCCGCGATCCATGTTATTGGGTGAAACAATTTGCCAAATTAAAACGGTTTTCAGGATGGTACTACTTAATGACTCGTACAACGACATACTGCTGTCGATGTGTATAAATGGTCATGGATTAACTGACGATATGGTTGAATGTGTTGAAACTAACCATCTCCTAAAAAATATGCGattcaaatataattcttaGTTATTTGAAACACGAGTGTACGTCCAAAATCTATGCCTGAATGTATACAGGTATTATAGGTAAATAATACTTTGGATTAGAATTAATATTACATGGAAATTAACTAACGATATCTCGCTCAAGGCCTAACCTTAAGTCTTAGAAACActgtcattttaataaatcttggAAATGTTTTCAGCTATTTACTTCATGGTAACTAAAACCGGA encodes:
- the LOC113495692 gene encoding uncharacterized protein LOC113495692, whose protein sequence is MRRARSVTGPLRRAHPASGATWNVQVVKGKMSSQCLWHACRALSAGLLLMLLGAAMAVIGYYADTLSVAQEVRGNSTVSVKDEARGFHLNNLSYAGPIVMGFGGFIVVAACVMTFEARDSAAKVTPARPTAMPRPLPRRGPACAAPARLDQLGVYRLPHVLPLPHALPLAPLPHRHRPSRSRVAGERGKPRAQFGSAPDLHSASTRAALPISALRRPLRRYALSVDEPPQSAVSASAAESECGSQTSLALDLHGSGACAGITLRVRDNTRRRPLARQQRLRDDTVHPTPVQSINNLNNVEEPTFRTEDEDISKNNIEMMHLSVEREVRASSAPPAPRAELSPPPSPRLVVTSCLGDGPPAPDTCITMEPSATTPDDAPTTPK